Below is a window of Verrucomicrobiia bacterium DNA.
CCTGAAGTTAGTCGAGGAGATCCAACAGTATTGGCTGCAAGTTTCCAAGCTTCCGCCGAAGAACAAGACGGTCCCATGAGCGCCGCACCCGTACCCCTGCTGGTTGTCGAAGACAGCCCCATGTACGCGGAGATCCTGCAACGGTTGCTCCCGACCCTGGGCGCTGACCTGCAGTTTGCGTCGAAATGGGTGGATACGGCCGAGAAGGCCGTGGTGGAAATCTCCCAGGGGAACTACACCCTCGTGCTTCTCGACTACAAACTGCCGGGCGCCGACGGCCTGAGCGTGCTTGCCCACATTCGCAGTCTGCCGCTGGCGCGCCAGCCGGCGGTGATCATGCTCACCGGCATGGGCAACGAGGCGGTCGCCGTCGAGGCAATGAAGAGCGGGGCAAAAGATTACCTCCCGAAGGATTCCCTGGACGTACCCTCGTTGTTGCGCGCGATTACCAGCGCGCTCGAACGCAAGCGGCTGGAGGAGCAGGTCGCCCGTTACACGAACGAATTGCGCGAAAAGAATGCGCAGATGGAAACCGACCTCAACATGGCGCGCGAAATCCAGCAGGCGTTTCTCCCGCAACACTATCCGACGTTTCCGCACGACGCCATTGCGACGGAAAGCGCGCTGCAGTTCCATCACCGCTATCACCCGACGAGCGCGGTGGGCGGGGATTTTTTCGACGTGCTCCCGATTTCCGACACGGAAGCCGGCGTGCTTATCTGCGACGTCATGGGCCACGGCGTTCGCGCCGCGCTGGTGACCGCGATGGTGCGCGCTCTGGCCGAAGAATTACTGCCGGCGGCGGCGGAACCCGACAAGTTCCTAACAGAGATCAATCTCCGCCTGCTTGCGATTCTGACCCAAACGCGCAGTCCGATGTTTGCGTCGGCATTCTATCTTGTGATTGATCTCGCGCGCGGTGAACTGCGTTACTCAAACGCCGGACATCCCAGCCCCTTTTTGGTGCGGCGCAAGGCAGGGATGGTCGAGCCGCTGCGGTTCCCAAAGAGCCGGCCCGGCCCGGCGCTCGGGGTGTTTGAGGAATCGGAGTACCCGCTTTGTCGGAGCACGATCTCGCGACATGACCTGATCGTACTTTACACGGATGGCTTGTATGAAGTGGAAGGTACCTCTGGCGAAGAGTATGGCCCGGATCGATTGCTGGCGGCGGTACGCCAGCGGGCCAATTTGCCTGTTGGTCAGCTATTCGACGAGTTGCTGGCGGATATCCAACAGTACGCCGGCAAACAAGGCTTTGTGGACGATGTCTGCATCGTCGGCGCGGAGGTCGTGCGTGTGCGCCCGACTGAATGAGGCCCGATCCACCGATCCGGCGCAGTGGGCCGTGAGATTTTCTTCGTTCAGTTCGTTTCCGCGACTCCGTTCGATTTCGGTCCCGACACGGTGATGGAAAGGGTGGATGGATCGACAAGCCTGACTTCGAGTTGGAATCCCAAACGTTCGGTGAATGCCTTTACCAGCGACAGTCCCAACCCACTGTGCTCCGGATCGGAGCGCGCGCCATCTTTGCGCCAGAATCGCTCGGAGAAATGTGACACATCGTCCGAGGTAAGATCGCGGCAGCTATTGCTCATTTGCAGCGTGAATTGAGTCGTCCTCACATCCGCCTCGACGCGCACGGTCCCTCCATGGGGAGTGTATTCCACAGCATTGTCCATGAGGTTGGTGAGGATGGAGCGCAATAACACAGGGTCGGTCTCGACTTCGGCTTCGTCCGCTACGGTGCGAGTGACTTTCAATTGCTTACCGGCCGCCCTTTCGGCGAAGGGCCGCCAGACATTCTCAATCAACGGCGTGAGATGGACACGCTCTGTCAGCACGGGCAGTTGGGCACGCTCATTTCGCAGCAGAGCCAGAAGCCGGGTGACGACGCCCTCCATCTGCACAGCGATCGCCAGAGCCTCGCGGTCGGTGGCCGCCTCACGGGTTTCCGGCCATTTCAGCGCGACTTCGGCCAGGGTGCGCAATTCCGC
It encodes the following:
- a CDS encoding SpoIIE family protein phosphatase; the encoded protein is MSAAPVPLLVVEDSPMYAEILQRLLPTLGADLQFASKWVDTAEKAVVEISQGNYTLVLLDYKLPGADGLSVLAHIRSLPLARQPAVIMLTGMGNEAVAVEAMKSGAKDYLPKDSLDVPSLLRAITSALERKRLEEQVARYTNELREKNAQMETDLNMAREIQQAFLPQHYPTFPHDAIATESALQFHHRYHPTSAVGGDFFDVLPISDTEAGVLICDVMGHGVRAALVTAMVRALAEELLPAAAEPDKFLTEINLRLLAILTQTRSPMFASAFYLVIDLARGELRYSNAGHPSPFLVRRKAGMVEPLRFPKSRPGPALGVFEESEYPLCRSTISRHDLIVLYTDGLYEVEGTSGEEYGPDRLLAAVRQRANLPVGQLFDELLADIQQYAGKQGFVDDVCIVGAEVVRVRPTE